Proteins co-encoded in one Gopherus evgoodei ecotype Sinaloan lineage chromosome 4, rGopEvg1_v1.p, whole genome shotgun sequence genomic window:
- the LOC115650614 gene encoding acyl-CoA (8-3)-desaturase-like isoform X3 → MSDPFQAFHIDKGLVRKYMSSLQIGELALDQPSCEPTKNKLLVEDFRELHTTVEGMGLLNPNHLFFFLLLLHILMLDVAGWFVLWYFGTSLVPFLISTVLLTISQSQAGFLQHDLGHLSVFSSTKWNHLVHEFVMSHLKGLSAQWWTLHHSQHHAKPNCFHKDPDIAMHPSLFALGKILSVELGMKKKKFMPYNHQHKYFFVTMPLLVVPVFQLYSLYFIFQRKLWRELAWTLTYFIRFFLFFEPLLGVTGVLGFLLLLNVLESILFTWISQLNHIPMHIDYDNNMDWFSTQLQATCNVDQSLFNDWLTGHLNFQIEHHLFPRMPRHNYWKVTPLVKSLCAKHGIEYQSKPLLTGFGDILRSRAGGSSMIWGTFQSSPSPNGTTCVMSVWCSI, encoded by the exons ATGTCT GATCCCTTTCAGGCATTTCACATTGATAAGGGGCTGGTGAGAAAGTACATGAGCTCATTGCAGATcggggagctggccctggatcaACCAAGCTGTGAGCCCACCAAAAAT AAATTGCTGGTGGAGGACTTCCGGGAGCTGCACACCACTGTTGAAGGGATGGGACTTCTCAACCCcaaccacctcttcttcttcctgcTTCTCCTGCACATTCTGATGCTGGATGTTGCTGGATGGTTTGTTCTTTGGTATTTTGGGACATCTTTAGTGCCTTTCCTCATCTCTACAGTGCTGCTGACCATTTCTCAG TCCCAGGCTGGTTTCCTGCAGCATGATTTGGGgcacctttcagttttcagcagTACCAAATGGAACCACTTGGTTCACGAGTTTGTGATGAGCCATCTGAAG GGGCTTTCAGCACAGTGGTGGACTCTCCACCATTCCCAGCACCATGCCAAGCCCAACTGCTTCCATAAAGACCCTGATATTGCAATGCATCCTTCCTTGTTTGCTTTGGGAAAGATACTCTCTGTGGAG CTCGGCATGAAGAAGAAGAAGTTTATGCCTTACAATCATCAGCACAAGTATTTCTTCGTCA CTATGCCCCTGCTTGTGGTTCCAGTGTTCCAGTTGTACTCCTTGTACTTCATATTCCAGCGCAAACTATGGAGG GAACTTGCCTGGACTCTGACCTACTTCATCCGATTCTTTCTTTTCTTCGAGCCCTTACTGGGAGTAACGGGTGTCCTGGGATTCCTCCTGCTGCTCAA CGTCCTAGAGAGTATCTTGTTTACCTGGATATCACAATTGAACCACATCCCTATGCACATTGATTATGATAACAATATGGACTGGTTCTCTACACAG CTCCAGGCGACATGCAACGTGGATCAGTCCCTGTTCAATGACTGGTTAACTGGGCACCTGAACTTCCAAATTGAGCATCA TCTTTTTCCTAGGATGCCACGACACAACTACTGGAAAGTGACTCCCCTGGTGAAGTCACTATGTGCCAAACATGGCATCGAGTACCAGAGCAAGCCTCTGCTCACTGGCTTTGGAGATATTTTGCG
- the LOC115650614 gene encoding acyl-CoA (8-3)-desaturase-like isoform X5, whose amino-acid sequence MDPFQAFHIDKGLVRKYMSSLQIGELALDQPSCEPTKNKLLVEDFRELHTTVEGMGLLNPNHLFFFLLLLHILMLDVAGWFVLWYFGTSLVPFLISTVLLTISQSQAGFLQHDLGHLSVFSSTKWNHLVHEFVMSHLKGLSAQWWTLHHSQHHAKPNCFHKDPDIAMHPSLFALGKILSVELGMKKKKFMPYNHQHKYFFVTMPLLVVPVFQLYSLYFIFQRKLWRELAWTLTYFIRFFLFFEPLLGVTGVLGFLLLLNVLESILFTWISQLNHIPMHIDYDNNMDWFSTQLQATCNVDQSLFNDWLTGHLNFQIEHHLFPRMPRHNYWKVTPLVKSLCAKHGIEYQSKPLLTGFGDILRSRAGGSSMIWGTFQSSPSPNGTTCVMSVWCSI is encoded by the exons GATCCCTTTCAGGCATTTCACATTGATAAGGGGCTGGTGAGAAAGTACATGAGCTCATTGCAGATcggggagctggccctggatcaACCAAGCTGTGAGCCCACCAAAAAT AAATTGCTGGTGGAGGACTTCCGGGAGCTGCACACCACTGTTGAAGGGATGGGACTTCTCAACCCcaaccacctcttcttcttcctgcTTCTCCTGCACATTCTGATGCTGGATGTTGCTGGATGGTTTGTTCTTTGGTATTTTGGGACATCTTTAGTGCCTTTCCTCATCTCTACAGTGCTGCTGACCATTTCTCAG TCCCAGGCTGGTTTCCTGCAGCATGATTTGGGgcacctttcagttttcagcagTACCAAATGGAACCACTTGGTTCACGAGTTTGTGATGAGCCATCTGAAG GGGCTTTCAGCACAGTGGTGGACTCTCCACCATTCCCAGCACCATGCCAAGCCCAACTGCTTCCATAAAGACCCTGATATTGCAATGCATCCTTCCTTGTTTGCTTTGGGAAAGATACTCTCTGTGGAG CTCGGCATGAAGAAGAAGAAGTTTATGCCTTACAATCATCAGCACAAGTATTTCTTCGTCA CTATGCCCCTGCTTGTGGTTCCAGTGTTCCAGTTGTACTCCTTGTACTTCATATTCCAGCGCAAACTATGGAGG GAACTTGCCTGGACTCTGACCTACTTCATCCGATTCTTTCTTTTCTTCGAGCCCTTACTGGGAGTAACGGGTGTCCTGGGATTCCTCCTGCTGCTCAA CGTCCTAGAGAGTATCTTGTTTACCTGGATATCACAATTGAACCACATCCCTATGCACATTGATTATGATAACAATATGGACTGGTTCTCTACACAG CTCCAGGCGACATGCAACGTGGATCAGTCCCTGTTCAATGACTGGTTAACTGGGCACCTGAACTTCCAAATTGAGCATCA TCTTTTTCCTAGGATGCCACGACACAACTACTGGAAAGTGACTCCCCTGGTGAAGTCACTATGTGCCAAACATGGCATCGAGTACCAGAGCAAGCCTCTGCTCACTGGCTTTGGAGATATTTTGCG
- the LOC115650614 gene encoding acyl-CoA (8-3)-desaturase-like isoform X6: protein MSSLQIGELALDQPSCEPTKNKLLVEDFRELHTTVEGMGLLNPNHLFFFLLLLHILMLDVAGWFVLWYFGTSLVPFLISTVLLTISQSQAGFLQHDLGHLSVFSSTKWNHLVHEFVMSHLKGLSAQWWTLHHSQHHAKPNCFHKDPDIAMHPSLFALGKILSVELGMKKKKFMPYNHQHKYFFVTMPLLVVPVFQLYSLYFIFQRKLWRELAWTLTYFIRFFLFFEPLLGVTGVLGFLLLLNVLESILFTWISQLNHIPMHIDYDNNMDWFSTQLQATCNVDQSLFNDWLTGHLNFQIEHHLFPRMPRHNYWKVTPLVKSLCAKHGIEYQSKPLLTGFGDILRSRAGGSSMIWGTFQSSPSPNGTTCVMSVWCSI, encoded by the exons ATGAGCTCATTGCAGATcggggagctggccctggatcaACCAAGCTGTGAGCCCACCAAAAAT AAATTGCTGGTGGAGGACTTCCGGGAGCTGCACACCACTGTTGAAGGGATGGGACTTCTCAACCCcaaccacctcttcttcttcctgcTTCTCCTGCACATTCTGATGCTGGATGTTGCTGGATGGTTTGTTCTTTGGTATTTTGGGACATCTTTAGTGCCTTTCCTCATCTCTACAGTGCTGCTGACCATTTCTCAG TCCCAGGCTGGTTTCCTGCAGCATGATTTGGGgcacctttcagttttcagcagTACCAAATGGAACCACTTGGTTCACGAGTTTGTGATGAGCCATCTGAAG GGGCTTTCAGCACAGTGGTGGACTCTCCACCATTCCCAGCACCATGCCAAGCCCAACTGCTTCCATAAAGACCCTGATATTGCAATGCATCCTTCCTTGTTTGCTTTGGGAAAGATACTCTCTGTGGAG CTCGGCATGAAGAAGAAGAAGTTTATGCCTTACAATCATCAGCACAAGTATTTCTTCGTCA CTATGCCCCTGCTTGTGGTTCCAGTGTTCCAGTTGTACTCCTTGTACTTCATATTCCAGCGCAAACTATGGAGG GAACTTGCCTGGACTCTGACCTACTTCATCCGATTCTTTCTTTTCTTCGAGCCCTTACTGGGAGTAACGGGTGTCCTGGGATTCCTCCTGCTGCTCAA CGTCCTAGAGAGTATCTTGTTTACCTGGATATCACAATTGAACCACATCCCTATGCACATTGATTATGATAACAATATGGACTGGTTCTCTACACAG CTCCAGGCGACATGCAACGTGGATCAGTCCCTGTTCAATGACTGGTTAACTGGGCACCTGAACTTCCAAATTGAGCATCA TCTTTTTCCTAGGATGCCACGACACAACTACTGGAAAGTGACTCCCCTGGTGAAGTCACTATGTGCCAAACATGGCATCGAGTACCAGAGCAAGCCTCTGCTCACTGGCTTTGGAGATATTTTGCG